One window from the genome of Hoplias malabaricus isolate fHopMal1 chromosome 18, fHopMal1.hap1, whole genome shotgun sequence encodes:
- the LOC136674607 gene encoding eosinophil peroxidase-like: MKLLLFVVALGLCHTLNSPTVSGSVQKGLVRPFILESIEEAKKLVDDAYLHSRKESLARVRRGTFIKPSDTLRLMKQPVRQTRDAVRAADYMEQTLRIISEKTHHIHKRSINATDLITPEELQTISRLTGCAAQVRIPSCRTIPLLNKYRTVDSVCNNRKNPRLGAANTPVARWLPPIYEDGVFQPKGWDPKKLYNGVILPLVRLVSNRIISTGDANITGDGEYTHLLTFFGQWNDHDLTFTPQTASIRSYSNGINCDESCDRTEPCFPIQYPPGDPRLSKPEPLGCLPFFRSAPACGSGNNAYNFGGTPNLREHVNALTAFLDASQVYGSDKSLALELRDLSSDFGLLKVNDRFQDNGREILPFTKMESKMCSTRNKILNTNGLEEIPCFIAGDGRVDENVALTSLHTLFMREHNRLARSLRILNPHWTGETLYQEARKIMGAFHQVIDFRDYLPHIVGPDAMKAALGPYPGYDSNTDPSIANVFATAAFRFAHATIQPIVFRLDENFKDHPQFPSFPLFQTFFTPWRVLFEGGIDPLIRGLITRPAKLNQQNHILVTALRDRLFEFAVNMSMDLASLNMQRSRDHALPGYNSWRRFCNLTTINNQPQLAAVLNNNILAQRLLELYRHPDNIDLWVAGIAEPFVPGGRVGPLFSCLIAHQFQKIRQGDRLWWENPGVFTKRQRASLATVSLARIICDNTGIKKVPADPFLITPTTKFVSCNDIPDMDLTPWIDTCDAQSSSRCDGK, from the exons ATGAAGCTGTTACTATTCGTTGTGGCGCTGGGTTTGTGCCACACACTCAACAGCCCAACTGTGTCCG GATCTGTTCAGAAGGGTCTGGTCAGACCTTTCATTCTGGAATCCATTGAGGAAGCCAAGAAACTTGTAGATGATGCTTACTTACACTCCCGTAAAGA GAGTCTAGCGAGGGTGCGCAGAGGCACCTTCATAAAGCCGTCTGACACACTGCGTCTGATGAAGCAGCCGGTGAGACAAACTCGAGACGCAGTGAGAGCTGCAGATTATATGGAACAGACCCTCAGGATCAtctcagagaaaacacaccacatacaCAAGAGATCCATTAATGCCACAG atcTGATAACTCCTGAAGAACTCCAGACTATATCACGTCTGACTGGCTGCGCCGCTCAGGTTCGAATTCCTTCCTGTCGGACCATACCCCTCCTGAACAAATACCGCACAGTTGACAGCGTCTGTAACAACAG GAAAAATCCACGCCTTGGTGCAGCCAACACACCAGTAGCTCGCTGGCTTCCTCCAATTTATGAAGATGGTGTTTTCCAACCTAAAGGATGGGACCCTAAAAAACTCTATAATGGAGTCATCTTACCACTG GTCAGACTGGTGTCTAACCGTATTATAAGCACTGGAGATGCTAATATTACAGGTGACGGGGAGTACACACACCTGCTCACCTTCTTTGGCCAGTGGAACGATCACGACCTGACCTTCACTCCCCAAACGGCAAGTATCCGATCTTACAGCAACGGCATCAACTGTGATGAGAGCTGTGACCGCACAGAGCCTTGCTTCCCCATCCAG TATCCTCCAGGAGATCCACGCCTGTCTAAACCTGAACCATTAGGCTGCCTCCCCTTCTTCCGTTCTGCCCCTGCCTGTGGTTCCGGTAACAATGCCTACAATTTCGGTGGCACACCCAATCTGAGGGAGCACGTCAACGCCTTGACTGCGTTCCTGGATGCTAGCCAGGTCTATGGCTCTGATAAGAGCCTTGCACTCGAACTTCGTGACCTTTCCAGTGACTTCGGCCTTCTGAAGGTCAACGACCGCTTCCAAGACAATGGACGAGAGATTTTGCCATTTACAAAAATGGAGAGCAAGATGTGTTCAACACGCAATAAAATCCTCAACACCAATGGACTGGAGGAGATTCCATGTTTCATTGCAG GTGATGGTCGTGTGGATGAGAATGTTGCTCTCACCTCTCTACACACACTCTTCATGAGGGAACACAATCGTTTGGCCCGATCCCTACGCATCCTAAACCCCCACTGGACCGGCGAAACACTTTATCAAGAAGCTCGGAAAATCATGGGCGCCTTCCACCAG GTTATTGATTTCAGGGATTATTTGCCACACATTGTGGGTCCAGACGCCATGAAGGCAGCGCTCGGCCCTTATCCCGGGTATGACTCAAACACTGATCCTAGCATCGCTAATGTTTTTGCCACGGCTGCCTTCCGTTTCGCCCATGCGACAATCCAGCCCATTGTCTTCCGTTTGGACGAAAACTTCAAAGACCATCCACAGTTCCCTAGCTTTCCACTGTTTCAGACCTTCTTCACACCGTGGAGAGTTCTCTTTGAAG GTGGAATCGATCCTCTGATCCGGGGTCTGATCACTCGGCCGGCCAAACTGAATCAACAAAACCATATATTGGTGACTGCATTGAGAGACAGGCTGTTTGAATTTGCCGTTAACATGTCTATGGATCTAGCATCCCTGAACATGCAGAGGAGCCGTGATCATGCACTGCCAG GTTATAATTCATGGCGAAGGTTCTGCAACCTCACCACAATCAACAATCAACCTCAACTGGCCGCAGTGCTAAACAACAACATTTTGGCACAGAGACTTCTTGAACTCTACAGACATCCTGACAACATTGACCTCTGGGTGGCTGGTATAGCCGAACCTTTTGTCCCTGGAGGCAGAGTCGGACCTCTCTTCTCCTGTCTGATAGCACACCAGTTCCAGAAGATCCGTCAAGGCGACAG GCTGTGGTGGGAGAATCCTGGGGTTTTCACCAAAAGGCAGAGAGCCTCATTAGCTACTGTGTCATTGGCTCGCATCATCTGTGACAACACTGGCATCAAGAAAGTTCCTGCTGACCCTTTTCTCATAACACCCACAACAAAATTTGTCAGTTGCAATGACATTCCGGATATGGACCTCACCCCCTGGATCGATACCT GTGATGCTCAGAGCAGCAGCAGATGTGATGGAAAATAG